A section of the Leptolyngbyaceae cyanobacterium genome encodes:
- a CDS encoding J domain-containing protein, translating to MQNFRDYYAILGIARDASAEEIKKVYRRLARQYHPDLNPGDKTAEEKFKDIGEAYEVLSDPAKRSEYDQYSRFWNKRGFQKRNFRQSKSWFNRGNGDRNSDQTKDYSNAADFNTFIDDLLGRRRERRVVTTVTEEPPPRRNTQNDAFRPGTSKVSYTIPARTRKDIEARLTLPLEKAYQGGLERIRLEDGRMIEINMPPAMITDQRVRLRGQGLDGGDLYLIITIASHSFFQLEGEDVLCHIPVTPSEAILGGQIQVPTLDGPVKMTVPPGVKTGQRLRLANKGYPNDEGERGDQLVEIQVVIPKDISPQERELYEKLREIETFNPRADLLV from the coding sequence ATGCAAAATTTTCGGGATTATTACGCTATTCTGGGTATTGCCAGAGATGCTTCGGCAGAGGAAATCAAGAAAGTATATCGGCGACTCGCTAGACAATATCACCCGGATTTGAATCCAGGTGATAAAACTGCGGAAGAAAAATTTAAGGATATCGGTGAAGCTTACGAAGTTCTCTCCGATCCGGCTAAGCGATCGGAATACGACCAATATAGTCGCTTTTGGAATAAGCGCGGTTTCCAAAAGCGGAATTTTCGCCAATCGAAAAGCTGGTTTAATCGAGGAAATGGCGATCGCAATTCTGACCAAACAAAAGATTATAGTAATGCGGCAGATTTTAATACCTTTATCGATGATTTGCTGGGACGCCGCCGGGAAAGGCGAGTAGTCACCACGGTAACTGAAGAACCTCCGCCACGACGCAATACCCAAAACGATGCTTTCCGTCCCGGTACTAGCAAAGTATCATATACGATTCCCGCTCGCACCCGCAAAGATATCGAAGCGAGATTGACTTTGCCTTTAGAAAAAGCATATCAGGGGGGATTGGAGAGAATTCGTTTGGAAGATGGGAGAATGATCGAAATTAATATGCCTCCCGCAATGATAACAGATCAGCGCGTTCGTCTCCGAGGGCAAGGCTTAGATGGCGGCGACCTTTATCTAATTATTACCATTGCATCCCATTCCTTTTTTCAATTAGAAGGTGAAGACGTTCTTTGCCACATCCCCGTTACCCCTAGCGAAGCAATTTTAGGTGGACAAATCCAAGTACCAACCCTTGATGGCCCTGTTAAAATGACAGTACCACCAGGAGTTAAAACCGGTCAAAGATTGCGTCTTGCTAATAAAGGTTATCCCAACGATGAAGGTGAACGGGGAGATCAATTAGTAGAAATTCAAGTTGTCATCCCTAAAGATATCAGTCCCCAAGAACGAGAATTGTATGAAAAATTGAGGGAAATAGAAACATTTAATCCGCGTGCTGATTTACTGGTGTGA
- a CDS encoding Uma2 family endonuclease, with protein MAANQSQDYISPQDYLAGEELSPIKHEYIDGEVYAMAGASDPHATIAGNLFALLRNHVRGTGCRVYMADMKAYIETANIFYYPDVIVTCDSRDRELLNHKKYPCLIVEVLSKSTEAFDRGDKFFDYQQLESLQEYVLINQKRQRVECFRRNAEGFWTLQTYNQGSEIYLASIDFRTSIDSLYEDVNFGDNEAEN; from the coding sequence ATGGCTGCCAATCAAAGCCAAGATTACATTTCTCCTCAAGATTACCTAGCAGGAGAAGAACTCAGCCCCATCAAGCACGAATATATTGATGGAGAAGTCTACGCAATGGCTGGGGCTAGCGATCCTCATGCTACCATTGCCGGAAACTTATTTGCCCTGTTAAGAAATCATGTCCGAGGTACTGGCTGCCGTGTCTATATGGCAGATATGAAAGCTTATATTGAAACAGCGAATATCTTTTACTATCCTGATGTGATAGTAACTTGTGATTCACGCGATCGAGAATTGCTGAATCATAAAAAATATCCTTGTTTAATTGTCGAAGTTTTATCCAAATCTACAGAAGCATTTGATAGAGGTGATAAATTTTTCGACTATCAACAATTGGAAAGCCTCCAAGAATATGTTTTAATTAACCAAAAGCGCCAGCGGGTAGAATGTTTCCGTCGAAATGCGGAAGGATTTTGGACATTGCAGACTTATAATCAAGGTAGTGAAATTTATTTGGCAAGTATCGATTTTCGGACTAGCATTGATAGTTTATATGAAGATGTGAATTTTGGAGATAATGAAGCAGAAAACTAA
- a CDS encoding DUF4351 domain-containing protein: MIDHDRLFKELLTTFFPDFIDLFFPEVASYLERDSVTFLDKEIFTDVTAGEEYEADLVAKARFQGKESFFLIHTEHQSEARGNFSKRMFRYFARLYEKHDLPIYPIALFSYDVPQRPEPTCHQVDFPDLRVLEFNYRVIQLNRLNWRDFLRYQNPAASALMAKMKIAPEDRPRVKLECLRLMATLKLDRARMRLISGFVDTYLRLTAEEERLLQTQISTIEPSVREVVMEIVTSWMQQGLEQGLEQGRQREALSLILRLLNRRFGGIAPNLEVRIRSLSVEQLEELGEDLLDFSNVVDLVNWLDREITN, translated from the coding sequence ATGATAGACCACGATAGACTCTTTAAAGAACTGCTTACTACTTTCTTTCCAGACTTCATAGACTTATTTTTCCCTGAAGTAGCGTCCTATCTGGAACGGGATTCAGTGACGTTTCTGGACAAGGAAATTTTTACTGACGTTACTGCTGGGGAAGAATATGAAGCCGATTTAGTCGCCAAAGCAAGGTTTCAAGGTAAAGAATCATTTTTCTTGATTCACACCGAACACCAATCCGAAGCACGAGGAAACTTCAGCAAACGGATGTTTCGCTATTTTGCTCGTTTGTACGAGAAACACGATTTACCTATTTATCCCATCGCATTATTTTCCTACGATGTGCCGCAGCGTCCAGAACCAACTTGCCATCAAGTTGATTTTCCCGATTTACGGGTTCTGGAATTCAATTATCGGGTAATTCAGTTAAATCGCCTCAATTGGCGAGATTTTCTGCGTTACCAAAATCCGGCAGCCAGTGCGTTAATGGCCAAAATGAAAATAGCGCCAGAAGATCGACCGAGAGTGAAATTGGAATGTCTGCGTTTGATGGCTACTTTAAAGCTCGATCGAGCGCGAATGCGTTTGATTTCTGGATTTGTTGATACTTATCTGCGCTTAACTGCTGAAGAAGAGCGGCTTCTCCAAACCCAAATTAGTACAATTGAACCATCTGTACGGGAGGTAGTTATGGAGATTGTTACCAGTTGGATGCAGCAAGGATTAGAACAAGGATTAGAACAAGGACGCCAGCGAGAAGCTTTGTCCTTAATTCTGCGTCTACTTAATCGTCGTTTTGGTGGAATTGCTCCTAATTTAGAAGTAAGAATTCGCAGCCTATCTGTCGAGCAATTGGAAGAATTAGGTGAGGATTTATTAGATTTTTCTAATGTTGTTGATTTGGTTAATTGGTTGGATAGAGAGATAACAAATTAA
- a CDS encoding tetratricopeptide repeat protein: protein MDKTRINAYWQFIQKLIESPNSEQTQIVNAHSELLDPGLLQTLIVAAKQFDNNGNQKVAKFLTNFALQLGELIGSDKQPTVIRKQISDILFKWGHEKYHIGQVVVAFQCWQKCFIIYQTIRDRQGEAASLESLGNAYRSVGEYESSIAAHQRALHIQKKIKNRQGEANSLGNLGNVCLSLGDYQQAITYYKKSLAISRKIKDLKGKATSLGNLGIAYNCLGDYKRAIDYHEKSLVISQKINDCEGEATAWGNLGNACHCLGNYEQAITHHKKSLAIYRQIKYRFGEGRSLGNLGNAHYSLGEYQEAIFHYEHSLAIQREIKDCQGEATALGNLGNVYHFQGKDEEAISYHKEHLQICQEIKDRRGEATALGNIGNAYESLGEYEKALDQHEKSLAISREIKNRSGEAGSLNNIGNAYRELQQTQKAIDNYRDCLKIAIPETMPDICFRAAGNLGEICFTQGDWHLALEGYEPAMQAVEQLRKGSTTDKRRQEIIKEAISVYANAVQCYINLEQYDKAVETADRSRSRHLADLFASKDLYPQGEIPPEVEEYYRLQEQINRLRSSDNEGTKPLAITRQQIPNDDAIIAKIKELEKEKKKAWQQIRSKDEVLAGQLQPELLYVKDMQTLIPDAETAILNFYTTNQHTHIFILRQNQLNQLHTCEGQGLETLQHWLFDNWLKPYKENQTVWRNQMGEFLGELANRLKINQLIALRLSVPIIGRVLYPKV, encoded by the coding sequence ATGGACAAAACACGCATAAATGCTTATTGGCAATTCATCCAAAAACTAATCGAAAGTCCCAATAGCGAACAAACGCAAATCGTAAACGCACACTCCGAGTTACTCGACCCCGGACTTTTGCAAACGCTAATCGTAGCTGCTAAACAATTTGATAATAACGGTAATCAAAAGGTAGCTAAATTTTTAACTAATTTTGCCTTGCAATTGGGGGAACTTATCGGTAGTGACAAACAACCTACAGTAATCAGAAAACAAATATCTGATATTTTATTTAAGTGGGGACATGAGAAATATCACATTGGCCAGGTTGTTGTAGCTTTTCAGTGCTGGCAAAAGTGCTTTATTATTTATCAAACTATTCGCGATCGCCAAGGAGAAGCGGCTTCTCTAGAAAGTTTAGGAAATGCTTACCGCTCTGTGGGAGAATACGAATCATCAATCGCTGCTCACCAAAGAGCTTTACACATTCAAAAGAAAATTAAAAACCGTCAAGGAGAAGCAAATTCTCTGGGAAATTTAGGCAATGTTTGCCTCTCTCTGGGAGATTACCAACAAGCGATTACTTACTACAAAAAGTCTTTAGCCATTAGTCGGAAAATAAAAGACCTTAAAGGGAAAGCAACTTCTCTGGGTAATTTAGGCATTGCTTACAACTGTCTGGGAGACTATAAACGAGCGATCGATTACCATGAAAAGTCTTTAGTTATTAGTCAAAAAATCAATGATTGCGAAGGCGAAGCAACTGCTTGGGGAAATTTAGGCAATGCTTGCCATTGTCTAGGAAATTACGAACAAGCGATTACTCATCACAAAAAATCTTTAGCTATTTATCGGCAAATCAAATACCGTTTTGGAGAAGGGCGTTCTCTAGGAAATTTAGGGAATGCTCACTACTCTCTAGGAGAATACCAAGAAGCGATATTTCACTACGAACACTCTTTAGCCATTCAAAGAGAAATTAAAGACTGCCAAGGAGAAGCAACTGCGCTGGGAAATTTAGGCAATGTTTACCACTTTCAGGGAAAAGACGAAGAAGCGATATCTTACCACAAAGAGCATTTACAAATTTGTCAGGAAATCAAAGACCGACGAGGAGAAGCGACAGCTTTGGGAAATATAGGCAATGCTTACGAATCTTTAGGAGAGTACGAAAAAGCGCTCGACCAGCACGAAAAGTCTTTAGCCATTAGTCGGGAAATCAAAAACCGCTCAGGAGAAGCGGGTTCTTTAAACAACATAGGCAATGCTTACCGCGAATTGCAGCAAACACAGAAAGCCATTGATAACTATCGAGACTGCCTCAAAATTGCCATACCTGAAACTATGCCAGATATATGCTTCAGAGCAGCTGGCAACCTCGGTGAAATCTGCTTTACCCAAGGCGACTGGCATCTCGCCTTAGAAGGATACGAACCCGCCATGCAAGCAGTCGAACAACTTCGCAAAGGTTCAACCACCGACAAACGCCGCCAAGAAATCATAAAAGAAGCCATCTCCGTTTACGCCAACGCCGTCCAATGCTACATCAACCTGGAACAATACGATAAAGCCGTCGAAACCGCAGACCGTTCCCGTTCCCGCCACCTCGCGGACTTATTCGCCAGCAAAGACCTCTACCCCCAAGGCGAAATTCCCCCGGAAGTGGAAGAATACTATCGCCTGCAAGAACAAATAAACCGTTTGCGTTCTTCTGACAATGAGGGTACAAAACCACTTGCCATCACTCGCCAGCAAATTCCCAACGACGACGCTATCATCGCAAAGATTAAAGAATTAGAAAAGGAAAAAAAGAAAGCTTGGCAGCAAATTCGCAGTAAAGACGAAGTTTTGGCGGGTCAATTGCAACCAGAACTCCTCTATGTCAAGGATATGCAAACCTTGATTCCCGATGCCGAAACCGCCATCCTAAATTTTTACACCACTAACCAACATACCCACATTTTCATCTTGCGGCAAAATCAACTAAATCAACTCCACACCTGCGAAGGCCAAGGACTTGAAACTTTGCAACATTGGCTATTCGACAACTGGTTAAAACCTTATAAAGAAAACCAAACCGTATGGCGAAATCAAATGGGTGAATTTCTCGGCGAACTCGCCAACCGCCTGAAAATTAATCAATTAATTGCCCTCCGTTTGTCAGTCCCTATTATTGGTCGGGTTTTGTATCCCAAGGTTTAG
- a CDS encoding DUF29 family protein, producing MEELLALKEYLQQGNITEALLIVEELEEMSKSDKLNKIFSYGIILLLHLIKQAAENRTTKSWETSIFNSVKQIQRSNKRQKAKENYLSEEELLETLEDAYDSALKSAALEAFEGRYEAEELGELVNQEKIINNAMDLILERKSEPK from the coding sequence ATGGAAGAATTACTTGCTCTCAAAGAATACCTACAACAAGGCAATATAACAGAAGCTTTGTTAATTGTGGAAGAACTCGAAGAAATGAGTAAATCTGATAAATTAAACAAAATTTTTAGCTATGGCATTATTCTCCTGCTCCACTTAATTAAGCAAGCCGCTGAAAATCGGACTACCAAGTCTTGGGAAACTTCAATTTTTAATTCTGTTAAACAAATACAACGTAGTAATAAACGGCAAAAAGCTAAAGAAAACTACCTCAGTGAAGAAGAATTACTTGAAACTTTAGAAGATGCCTATGATTCAGCATTAAAAAGTGCTGCCTTAGAAGCATTTGAAGGAAGATATGAAGCAGAAGAGTTAGGGGAATTGGTCAATCAGGAAAAAATCATTAACAATGCAATGGATTTAATCTTAGAAAGAAAGTCAGAGCCAAAGTAA
- the dnaK gene encoding molecular chaperone DnaK: MGKIVGIDLGTTNSVVAVMEGGKPVVIANAEGMRTTPSVVAFSKEGERIVGQMARRQAVLNPQNTFYNVKRFIGRGYGELSPESKRVPYTIRKDESGNIKVKCPRLNKEFAPEEISAMVLRKLADEASRYLGEKVTGAVITVPAYFNDSQRQATRDAGQIAGLEVKRILNEPTAAALAYGLDRRESQTILVFDLGGGTFDVSILEVGDGVFEVKATSGDTQLGGNDFDKKIVDWLAEQFIEQESVDLRRDRQALQRLIEAAEKAKIELSGVTVTDINLPFITATENGPVHLETQLTRSQFESFCTDLVTRLRKPVKRALADANMRPTDIDEVVLVGGGTRMPMVQELVRSLIDREPNQNINADEVVAVGAAIQAGILAGEMKDVLLLDVTPLSLGLETIGGVMKKIIPRNTTIPVRRSDIFSTGENNQTLVEIHVLQGEREMAADNKSLGRFKLFGIPPAPRGIPQIQVAFDIDANGILQVTAQDKSTGREQSITIQGASTLTQDEVNRMLQDAEEYAEADRLKRERIEKRNRAESLTTQAERQLREVALDFGMQFANEYRYRIESLVRELRDYLAKQDDRGIDRAYADLQDAIYELQREVRLRFSEEEDDFFGSIRRAFSGDDDDEYDRDRPYYPSRDNDRPYYPSRDNDRPYYDVGSKPSRTTSENLGYGKSRKPVDDDWDDDDDWV; encoded by the coding sequence ATGGGCAAAATAGTCGGCATTGACTTAGGTACAACCAATTCAGTAGTAGCCGTCATGGAGGGTGGTAAGCCGGTTGTGATTGCCAATGCCGAGGGAATGCGGACAACTCCCTCCGTGGTAGCCTTCAGCAAGGAAGGAGAACGCATTGTCGGACAAATGGCAAGGCGACAAGCGGTTCTCAACCCTCAAAATACTTTTTATAATGTGAAGCGGTTTATCGGACGGGGTTATGGAGAACTGAGTCCGGAGTCGAAGCGAGTGCCGTACACTATTCGGAAGGATGAAAGCGGCAATATTAAAGTGAAATGTCCCCGCCTCAATAAAGAGTTTGCACCAGAAGAAATTTCGGCGATGGTGTTGCGGAAGTTGGCGGATGAGGCGAGTCGTTATTTGGGGGAAAAGGTGACGGGTGCAGTAATTACCGTACCTGCTTATTTTAATGATTCTCAACGACAAGCGACGCGAGATGCCGGACAAATTGCGGGATTGGAAGTAAAACGGATTCTCAATGAGCCAACGGCGGCGGCTTTGGCTTACGGACTCGATCGCAGGGAAAGTCAAACTATTTTAGTATTTGACTTGGGTGGCGGTACGTTTGACGTATCGATTCTGGAAGTGGGAGATGGGGTATTTGAAGTAAAAGCCACTAGTGGCGATACCCAGTTGGGAGGTAATGATTTTGATAAGAAAATTGTTGATTGGTTGGCAGAACAATTTATCGAACAAGAAAGTGTAGACTTAAGACGCGATCGCCAAGCTTTGCAAAGATTGATCGAAGCGGCGGAAAAAGCCAAAATCGAACTTTCCGGCGTAACGGTCACCGATATCAACTTACCATTTATCACGGCGACGGAAAATGGCCCGGTACACCTGGAAACTCAATTAACTCGATCGCAATTTGAAAGTTTTTGTACGGATTTAGTCACTAGACTTCGCAAACCAGTCAAACGAGCTTTGGCTGATGCTAACATGAGACCGACCGATATCGATGAAGTGGTATTAGTCGGTGGTGGTACTCGAATGCCAATGGTGCAAGAGTTGGTTCGTAGTTTAATCGATCGCGAACCAAATCAAAACATCAACGCCGATGAAGTAGTGGCAGTAGGCGCGGCAATTCAGGCAGGCATTTTGGCAGGAGAAATGAAAGATGTGCTGCTGTTGGATGTCACTCCTTTATCTTTGGGATTGGAAACAATTGGCGGGGTGATGAAAAAAATTATTCCCCGCAATACGACAATTCCAGTCCGTCGTTCCGATATCTTTTCCACTGGTGAAAATAACCAAACTCTGGTAGAAATTCACGTTCTGCAAGGGGAACGGGAAATGGCGGCGGATAATAAATCCTTGGGACGTTTTAAACTGTTTGGCATTCCTCCCGCGCCGCGAGGAATACCGCAAATTCAAGTAGCTTTTGATATTGATGCGAATGGAATTTTGCAGGTAACCGCGCAAGATAAAAGTACGGGTAGGGAACAGAGTATTACGATTCAAGGCGCTTCAACTTTAACTCAAGATGAAGTGAATCGGATGTTGCAAGATGCTGAGGAATATGCCGAGGCAGATCGGCTAAAAAGAGAGAGAATAGAGAAGAGGAACCGCGCAGAGTCTCTAACTACTCAAGCCGAACGGCAACTGCGAGAAGTGGCGCTAGATTTCGGAATGCAGTTTGCTAATGAATATCGCTATCGAATCGAAAGTTTAGTTCGGGAATTGCGTGATTATTTGGCAAAACAGGACGATCGAGGGATCGATCGCGCTTATGCAGATCTGCAAGATGCCATATACGAGTTGCAACGAGAAGTCCGCTTGCGGTTTAGTGAGGAGGAAGATGACTTTTTCGGATCGATTCGTCGCGCCTTCTCCGGCGATGATGACGATGAATACGATCGCGATCGTCCTTACTATCCTAGCCGAGACAACGATCGTCCTTACTATCCTAGCCGGGACAACGATCGTCCTTACTACGATGTAGGAAGTAAGCCTTCTCGCACGACTTCTGAGAATTTAGGATATGGTAAATCTCGGAAACCTGTTGATGATGACTGGGATGATGACGACGACTGGGTATAA